A window of Terriglobus sp. RCC_193 contains these coding sequences:
- a CDS encoding carboxymuconolactone decarboxylase family protein, whose amino-acid sequence MSLDALIDSLPDYAKDLRLNYSSLVRNNTELTKQQLWGTVVASAVATRNAALTAAIVVEAANHLSPMELDAAKAAAAIMGMNNIYYRFHHLSSNEKYSTLPAKLRMNVLRSHGVELNDFELWSLAVSAINGCGKCVDSHENVVRQKGVTEETIAAVIRVCSVIHAIGPVLEEKAATAA is encoded by the coding sequence ATGTCTCTTGATGCTTTGATTGACTCGCTTCCGGATTATGCGAAGGACCTTCGCCTGAACTACTCATCGCTGGTGCGGAACAATACCGAACTGACGAAGCAACAGCTATGGGGGACAGTAGTTGCGTCCGCTGTGGCTACGCGGAATGCGGCTTTGACTGCGGCTATTGTGGTGGAAGCTGCTAATCATCTTTCGCCGATGGAACTGGATGCGGCGAAGGCCGCCGCGGCCATCATGGGAATGAACAACATCTACTACCGTTTTCATCACCTGTCGTCGAACGAGAAGTACAGCACGCTGCCTGCGAAGTTGCGCATGAATGTGCTGCGTTCGCATGGTGTGGAGCTCAATGATTTTGAGCTGTGGTCGCTGGCTGTTTCCGCCATCAATGGCTGCGGCAAGTGCGTGGACAGCCATGAGAATGTAGTGCGGCAGAAGGGCGTGACGGAAGAGACGATTGCTGCGGTGATTCGTGTATGTTCTGTGATTCACGCGATTGGGCCGGTGCTGGAAGAGAAGGCTGCTACGGCTGCTTAA
- a CDS encoding NADP-dependent isocitrate dehydrogenase, whose protein sequence is MQTSYNGIAVPTAGKAIEYTNGNFTVPDNPIIPYIEGDGTGRDIWKASQRVFDAAVEKAYGGKRKVYWFEVLAGEKAYRQTQNWLPEDTVKATVDFRVSIKGPLTTPVGGGIRSLNVALRQLMDLYQCVRPVKYYQGVPSPVKHPEKLDVVLFRENTEDIYAGIEFREGTPEAKQVIEFFNGTMLKGGKKQIRTDSGIGIKPISITGSKRLVRAAIQYAIANNRPTVTLVHKGNIQKFTEGAFREWGYEVATQEFRDQVITERESWILGNLEQNPNLTPEANAALIEPGIEFAPKEFGDSVIAEVKDVIAKVGATHGNGKWKSKIMINDRIADSIFQQIIIRPSDYSVLATTNLNGDYISDAAAAQVGGLGIAPGANIGDGFACFEATHGTAPKYADLDVINPGSVMLSGVMMFDFLGWGEAARLIENSMEKTIQQKFVTYDFERQMQGATKVKTSEFASKMIENM, encoded by the coding sequence ATGCAGACAAGTTACAACGGCATTGCTGTTCCCACCGCAGGTAAGGCAATCGAGTACACCAACGGCAATTTCACCGTTCCTGACAACCCGATCATCCCCTACATCGAGGGCGACGGCACCGGTCGCGATATCTGGAAGGCATCGCAGCGCGTCTTCGATGCGGCCGTCGAAAAAGCCTATGGCGGCAAGCGCAAAGTCTACTGGTTCGAAGTGCTTGCCGGTGAAAAAGCATACCGCCAGACACAGAACTGGCTTCCCGAAGACACCGTCAAAGCCACTGTCGATTTCCGCGTTTCCATCAAAGGACCGCTGACCACACCGGTAGGCGGCGGCATCCGCTCGCTCAACGTTGCGCTGCGTCAACTGATGGACCTGTATCAGTGCGTGCGCCCGGTGAAGTACTACCAGGGCGTGCCCAGTCCTGTGAAGCATCCTGAGAAACTTGACGTCGTCCTCTTCCGCGAGAACACGGAAGACATCTACGCCGGTATTGAATTCCGCGAGGGCACACCCGAGGCAAAGCAAGTCATTGAGTTCTTTAATGGCACCATGCTGAAGGGCGGCAAAAAGCAGATCCGCACCGACTCCGGTATCGGCATCAAGCCCATCTCCATCACTGGATCAAAACGCCTCGTCCGCGCGGCCATTCAGTACGCCATCGCCAACAACCGCCCCACGGTCACGCTGGTGCACAAGGGAAACATCCAGAAGTTCACAGAAGGCGCGTTTCGCGAATGGGGTTATGAAGTAGCCACCCAGGAGTTCCGTGACCAGGTCATCACCGAGCGCGAAAGCTGGATTCTCGGCAATCTGGAACAGAACCCCAACCTTACACCGGAAGCGAACGCCGCACTGATCGAACCCGGCATCGAATTTGCTCCTAAAGAATTCGGAGATTCTGTCATTGCGGAAGTGAAAGATGTCATCGCCAAAGTCGGCGCAACGCACGGCAACGGTAAGTGGAAGTCGAAGATCATGATCAACGACCGCATCGCCGACTCCATCTTCCAGCAGATCATCATCCGCCCCAGCGACTACAGCGTGCTCGCCACCACCAACCTCAATGGCGACTACATCTCCGATGCCGCAGCCGCACAGGTCGGCGGTCTTGGCATCGCACCGGGAGCGAACATCGGCGATGGCTTCGCATGCTTCGAAGCCACACACGGCACCGCTCCAAAGTACGCGGACCTTGACGTTATCAACCCCGGCAGCGTCATGCTGAGCGGCGTCATGATGTTCGACTTCCTCGGCTGGGGCGAAGCCGCGCGCCTCATTGAAAACAGCATGGAGAAGACCATCCAGCAGAAATTCGTTACCTATGACTTCGAACGCCAGATGCAGGGCGCAACCAAAGTCAAAACCAGCGAATTCGCCAGCAAGATGATCGAAAACATGTAA
- a CDS encoding pectinesterase family protein, translated as MSLILLTALAAPFASCAQDVTVLVQPGAKPNGPDVYPTIQNAIDHAPEPGPNGRVTIRITPGTYHERLWIPRNRPNLTLVGLGKPEDTVVTSDHFAKQSGGTFFTQTVEVLGDGFRAANLTFENSASNVGQAVAVAVLADRAIFKHCRFLGYQDTLFANWGRQFYTDDYIEGAVDYVFGNAAAVFNKTEFHTVAPGYITAQSRLSESEPTGYVIRDSHLTFAPGADGTAMTDNAVHKTAHGVFFGRPWRSYSRVIFINTNIDKGLEPAGWSDWNNGGVLKTAFYAEHNSTGPGSNPVTRASDARKLTAADLKHFETREFLKGKDNWNPEAEAAQLP; from the coding sequence TTGAGCCTCATCCTTCTCACCGCCCTCGCAGCCCCCTTCGCGTCCTGTGCGCAGGACGTCACAGTCCTTGTGCAACCCGGCGCAAAGCCAAACGGTCCGGACGTTTACCCCACTATTCAGAACGCCATCGACCACGCACCGGAACCCGGCCCCAACGGCCGCGTGACCATCCGCATCACGCCCGGCACGTACCACGAGCGGCTCTGGATTCCCCGTAACCGTCCCAACCTTACGCTCGTCGGCCTCGGCAAACCGGAAGACACGGTTGTCACCTCTGACCACTTCGCGAAACAAAGCGGCGGCACTTTTTTCACGCAGACGGTCGAGGTTCTGGGTGACGGCTTCCGCGCTGCCAACCTGACCTTTGAAAATAGCGCAAGCAATGTAGGGCAGGCCGTTGCGGTCGCCGTCCTTGCCGACCGCGCGATCTTCAAACATTGCCGCTTCCTCGGCTATCAGGACACCCTCTTCGCCAACTGGGGGCGGCAGTTCTACACGGACGACTACATTGAAGGCGCGGTCGATTACGTCTTTGGCAATGCCGCCGCAGTCTTCAACAAAACCGAGTTCCACACCGTGGCCCCGGGCTACATCACCGCACAGAGCCGCCTCAGCGAAAGCGAACCCACCGGCTACGTCATCCGCGACAGCCACCTCACCTTCGCGCCGGGAGCGGATGGCACCGCCATGACCGACAACGCCGTGCACAAGACGGCGCATGGCGTCTTCTTCGGTCGCCCCTGGCGCAGCTACTCGCGCGTGATTTTTATCAACACGAACATCGATAAGGGGCTGGAACCGGCAGGATGGTCTGACTGGAACAACGGCGGCGTTTTGAAAACCGCCTTTTACGCGGAACACAACTCCACCGGCCCCGGCTCCAACCCTGTTACGCGCGCGTCCGATGCGCGCAAGCTGACCGCTGCGGACCTCAAGCACTTTGAAACCCGCGAGTTCCTCAAGGGCAAAGACAACTGGAACCCGGAAGCCGAAGCCGCCCAACTGCCATAA
- a CDS encoding NADP-dependent isocitrate dehydrogenase has protein sequence MQTSYNGIALPVNGKAITYENGAYVVPDTPIIPFIEGDGAGRDIWKNARRVLDAAVEKSYEGKRRVEWYEILAGEKAYRLHNDWLPQDTVQACLDFRVSIKGPLTTPIGGGIRSLNVTLRQTMDLYQCMRPVKHYPGVPSPVNNADDVDVVIFRENTEDIYAGIEFKAGSLEVKKLRDFVNTELLGNTKKKLRDDAGIGLKPISELGSTRLVRAAIQYAVDHDRKVMTIVHKGNIQKFTEGAFREWGYQVATTEFRDKIVTERECWILAALDKDPRIAPEAIAKIVEPGIDFAPAAFGEKIVAEVKDVIAKIGATHGNGKWKDLILVNDRICDAMFQDLLMKPVEYDVMATTNLNGDYLSDAAAAQVGGLGIAPGSNIGDGYAVFEATHGTAPRLADQDVVNPGSVILSGAMLLRLIGWNEAADRIEKAMEETIRQKFVTVDFAKNMPGSTQVGTTAFSDRVIENL, from the coding sequence GTGCAAACCAGCTATAACGGCATCGCCCTTCCTGTGAACGGAAAAGCAATCACCTATGAAAACGGCGCGTACGTTGTGCCGGACACCCCCATCATCCCGTTCATTGAAGGCGACGGTGCGGGCCGCGACATCTGGAAGAACGCACGCCGCGTTCTCGATGCCGCCGTTGAAAAAAGCTACGAAGGCAAGCGCCGCGTGGAGTGGTATGAAATCCTCGCCGGTGAAAAGGCCTATCGCCTGCACAACGACTGGCTGCCGCAGGACACTGTGCAGGCATGCCTGGACTTCCGCGTTTCCATCAAAGGACCGCTCACCACGCCCATCGGCGGCGGCATCCGCAGCCTGAACGTCACGCTGCGCCAGACGATGGACCTGTATCAGTGCATGCGTCCCGTGAAGCATTACCCCGGTGTGCCCAGCCCCGTGAACAATGCCGATGATGTCGATGTGGTCATCTTCCGCGAAAACACCGAAGACATCTACGCAGGCATCGAGTTCAAGGCCGGTTCGCTGGAAGTGAAGAAGCTGCGCGACTTTGTGAACACCGAACTGCTTGGCAATACGAAGAAGAAGCTGCGCGACGATGCAGGCATCGGCCTTAAGCCCATCAGCGAACTCGGCTCCACGCGCCTTGTACGCGCGGCCATTCAATACGCTGTGGACCACGACCGCAAGGTGATGACCATCGTCCACAAGGGCAACATCCAGAAGTTCACCGAAGGCGCCTTCCGCGAGTGGGGCTATCAAGTGGCCACCACCGAATTTCGCGACAAGATCGTTACCGAACGCGAATGCTGGATCCTTGCCGCGCTCGACAAGGACCCCAGGATCGCGCCGGAAGCGATCGCAAAGATCGTCGAACCGGGCATCGACTTTGCTCCTGCGGCATTCGGCGAAAAGATTGTGGCTGAAGTGAAGGACGTCATCGCAAAGATTGGCGCGACCCACGGCAACGGCAAGTGGAAGGACCTCATCCTCGTCAACGACCGCATCTGCGACGCCATGTTCCAGGACCTGCTGATGAAGCCTGTGGAATACGACGTGATGGCCACCACCAACCTCAACGGCGACTATCTTTCCGACGCCGCTGCAGCGCAGGTGGGCGGACTCGGCATTGCGCCGGGCTCCAACATTGGCGATGGCTACGCTGTCTTTGAAGCAACGCATGGTACCGCGCCGCGCCTTGCCGATCAGGACGTCGTTAACCCTGGCTCGGTGATCCTCTCCGGCGCCATGCTGCTGCGTCTTATCGGCTGGAACGAAGCCGCAGATCGCATCGAAAAGGCCATGGAAGAAACCATCCGCCAGAAATTTGTCACGGTCGACTTCGCGAAGAACATGCCCGGCTCCACGCAGGTGGGCACTACGGCGTTCTCCGATCGCGTGATTGAAAACCTGTAG
- a CDS encoding DinB family protein, which produces MNHDLLTSILPLLERTPAALEAQLRGLPDEWINATEGEGTWSPLVVVGHMIHAEEEDWMPRLRRILQHGTSVPFDPFDREAQFTKSAGKGMEQLLHEFRTAREEGLKELRELNLQAHHLTLCGLHPALGETTAHQLLATWAAHDQAHLVQIHRTLARRLKPEIGPWATFLSVMQ; this is translated from the coding sequence ATGAACCATGACCTGCTGACATCGATCCTGCCTCTTCTCGAACGCACACCTGCCGCTCTGGAAGCACAACTCCGTGGCCTGCCCGATGAATGGATCAACGCAACGGAAGGTGAAGGCACATGGAGCCCACTCGTCGTCGTAGGACACATGATTCACGCAGAAGAAGAAGACTGGATGCCGCGGCTGCGGCGCATCCTGCAGCATGGCACCAGCGTTCCGTTCGATCCCTTCGACCGTGAAGCGCAGTTCACAAAGAGCGCCGGCAAGGGCATGGAGCAACTACTCCACGAATTCCGCACGGCGCGCGAAGAGGGCCTGAAGGAATTACGCGAGCTCAATCTGCAAGCTCACCATCTCACCCTGTGCGGTCTGCATCCCGCACTCGGCGAAACCACAGCGCATCAACTGCTGGCCACATGGGCCGCACATGATCAGGCGCACCTCGTACAAATTCATCGCACGCTCGCACGCCGCCTCAAGCCAGAGATTGGCCCATGGGCCACATTTCTTTCCGTCATGCAGTAG
- a CDS encoding peroxiredoxin encodes MTMLAIGEQFPDFSVTAVVSRDKNNAFQTIDNKTYEGKWLCVFAWPKDFTFVCPTEIAAFGKLNREFADRDCQILGLSIDSEFVHLAWRNNHDDLKDLPFPMLADIKRDLCGQLGILDEKEGVAQRATFLVDPQGVIRFVYVTDLSVGRNPQEVLRVLDALQTDELCPCNWQKGEETINA; translated from the coding sequence ATGACCATGCTTGCTATCGGAGAACAGTTTCCCGACTTCAGCGTAACCGCTGTCGTTTCCCGCGATAAGAACAATGCCTTCCAGACCATCGACAACAAGACTTACGAGGGCAAGTGGCTCTGCGTGTTTGCCTGGCCCAAGGACTTCACCTTTGTCTGTCCGACCGAGATTGCCGCGTTTGGCAAGCTGAACCGTGAGTTCGCAGACCGCGACTGCCAGATCCTGGGCCTGTCGATCGACAGTGAATTTGTGCACCTGGCGTGGCGTAACAACCATGACGACCTGAAGGACCTGCCGTTCCCCATGCTCGCGGACATCAAGCGCGACCTGTGCGGTCAACTTGGCATTCTGGATGAGAAGGAAGGCGTTGCGCAGCGTGCGACGTTCCTCGTCGATCCGCAGGGCGTGATCCGCTTTGTGTATGTGACAGACCTGTCGGTGGGCCGCAATCCGCAGGAAGTTCTGCGTGTGTTGGATGCGCTGCAGACCGATGAGCTTTGCCCCTGCAACTGGCAGAAGGGCGAAGAGACCATCAACGCTTAG
- a CDS encoding DUF4397 domain-containing protein: MPSQRCVLSRVIIGLLGAAAAITGLSGCQAVSSTNTNVSQLRIIDATPDAGGIDIYAGSTVLTYNLGYGTITSYIPVNPGTYTLAADATGTRSALASVRASLLNGKQYTLLFSSVAASLQAQVLLDQSQPAPTGQIALRFLDEAIYPGALDVYLVPTGSTLDKVNPILTGLNFGNTPTYLNVPTGTYTLYIVSAGTVVATTTVPMYTGASTTYPAGSARTFVLLDQQILTTPSVQVVMANDYDSATATQ, from the coding sequence ATGCCGTCCCAGCGCTGCGTCCTTTCGCGCGTAATTATCGGCCTTCTTGGCGCAGCGGCAGCCATTACCGGCCTCAGCGGGTGTCAGGCGGTCTCCAGCACCAACACCAATGTCTCGCAACTCCGCATTATTGATGCCACACCAGACGCTGGCGGCATCGATATCTACGCAGGCAGTACCGTCCTCACCTATAACCTGGGTTATGGGACCATCACCTCATACATCCCCGTGAACCCGGGAACGTACACCCTTGCCGCAGATGCCACCGGAACCAGGTCGGCTCTGGCGTCCGTGCGCGCCTCGCTCCTCAATGGCAAGCAGTACACGCTTCTGTTCAGCAGCGTTGCCGCCTCGCTCCAGGCACAGGTACTTCTGGACCAGTCGCAACCCGCGCCCACTGGCCAGATCGCCCTTCGCTTCCTCGACGAAGCCATCTATCCCGGCGCGCTCGATGTTTACCTCGTCCCCACCGGTTCCACGCTGGACAAAGTCAATCCCATCCTGACCGGCCTCAATTTCGGCAACACGCCCACATATCTCAACGTGCCCACAGGCACTTACACGCTGTACATCGTCTCCGCAGGCACGGTTGTCGCCACCACAACCGTCCCCATGTACACCGGCGCCTCCACCACGTATCCCGCCGGCAGCGCCCGTACGTTTGTTCTGCTCGATCAGCAGATCCTCACCACACCGTCTGTGCAGGTGGTCATGGCAAACGACTACGATTCCGCCACAGCAACGCAGTAA